In Candidatus Nealsonbacteria bacterium DGGOD1a, one DNA window encodes the following:
- a CDS encoding ABC transporter ATP-binding protein/permease: protein MADRKNNGNNKTSVELVKLVKPYGRFVAGIILLTAASNGLSLAVPKLIAAGIDAYGAGGFDVGALAIQFSLVAVFVFLFTYLQGVAQTYASELVARDLRAKVVAKLARQNYSFVERVTPAKLLTNLTSDVDAVKSFVSLAIPSLVSSVFLIAGAGALMLMIDWKLTLAILALMPFIGLAFYLVLGRVHKLFTKMQETIDRLNCVINESITGAAVVRILNSQSYEYEKFGAANEESKNIGLTIMRYFAALIPAVTFIANMATLAIVGMGGHFVITGAMSLGNFAAFNSYLAILIFPIIVISFMSTVIAQSDASYRRVNEVLAAPDLKETGKLATALRGDIDMENINLLYGQKIALKDVNIKINAGTRTAIIGPTAAGKTRLIYILTGLLEPTSGAVYYDGKNINEYDKAALRRQVGLVFQDSIIFNISLRENIAFNAKVSEADIEKAIAASELKEFIDTLPKKLDTMVSERGTSLSGGQKQRVMLARALALNPKILLLDDFTARVDNETERKILANIRSRYPGITLVSVTQKIEPVKDYDQIILLMEGEALARGTHRQLIESSPEYIQIYNSQKSTNEYEHELRAWRPQK, encoded by the coding sequence ATGGCTGACAGGAAAAACAACGGAAACAATAAAACTTCGGTTGAGTTGGTTAAGCTGGTAAAGCCTTACGGCCGGTTTGTGGCCGGTATTATTTTGTTGACCGCGGCAAGCAACGGGTTGAGTCTTGCGGTACCCAAATTGATCGCGGCGGGGATCGATGCCTATGGCGCGGGCGGTTTTGATGTTGGGGCTTTGGCCATTCAGTTTTCGCTGGTGGCGGTTTTTGTTTTTTTGTTCACCTATCTGCAGGGAGTAGCGCAAACCTACGCGTCGGAGCTGGTGGCGCGCGATTTGCGCGCCAAGGTGGTGGCAAAACTCGCCCGACAGAATTACTCGTTCGTGGAGCGCGTAACGCCGGCGAAGCTTTTGACGAATCTCACTTCGGATGTCGACGCGGTGAAATCGTTCGTGTCGTTGGCGATTCCGTCTTTGGTATCGTCGGTTTTTTTAATCGCGGGCGCCGGCGCGCTGATGTTGATGATCGACTGGAAATTGACGCTGGCGATTTTGGCTCTGATGCCGTTCATCGGCCTGGCGTTTTATTTGGTGCTGGGACGGGTGCATAAATTGTTCACCAAAATGCAGGAAACCATCGATCGGCTGAATTGCGTGATCAACGAAAGCATAACGGGCGCGGCGGTCGTCCGGATTCTAAATTCCCAAAGTTATGAATATGAAAAGTTCGGCGCGGCCAACGAGGAATCGAAAAACATCGGTTTGACGATTATGAGATATTTTGCGGCTCTGATTCCGGCAGTCACCTTCATCGCCAATATGGCCACGCTGGCCATTGTGGGAATGGGCGGCCACTTCGTGATCACCGGCGCGATGAGTTTGGGCAATTTCGCGGCGTTTAACAGCTATTTGGCGATACTTATTTTTCCGATCATTGTCATCAGTTTTATGAGCACGGTTATCGCCCAATCCGACGCGTCTTATCGCCGCGTTAACGAGGTGCTGGCCGCTCCCGATCTCAAAGAAACCGGAAAACTCGCGACGGCATTGCGCGGCGATATTGATATGGAAAATATCAATTTGCTTTACGGCCAGAAAATTGCGTTGAAAGATGTGAATATCAAAATTAACGCCGGCACGCGCACCGCGATCATCGGTCCGACCGCGGCGGGAAAAACTCGGCTGATTTATATTTTAACGGGATTGCTGGAGCCGACATCCGGCGCGGTTTACTACGACGGAAAGAACATCAACGAATATGACAAAGCCGCTTTGCGCCGGCAAGTGGGGCTGGTGTTCCAGGACAGCATAATTTTTAATATCAGCTTGCGGGAGAATATCGCGTTTAACGCCAAAGTATCCGAGGCGGACATCGAGAAAGCGATTGCCGCTTCCGAGTTGAAGGAATTCATCGATACGCTGCCAAAAAAACTGGACACCATGGTGTCCGAGCGGGGAACCAGCTTGTCGGGCGGGCAGAAACAGCGCGTTATGCTGGCGCGGGCGCTGGCGTTGAATCCCAAAATTCTTTTGCTCGATGATTTCACCGCGCGCGTGGATAATGAAACCGAACGGAAAATTTTGGCCAATATCCGCAGCCGGTATCCCGGCATCACTTTGGTGTCGGTCACGCAGAAAATCGAACCGGTGAAAGATTACGACCAGATTATTCTTTTGATGGAAGGGGAAGCGCTGGCCCGCGGCACGCATCGACAGTTGATCGAGTCATCGCCGGAATACATACAAATATATAATTCGCAAAAAAGCACCAATGAATACGAGCATGAATTACGCGCTTGGCGACCGCAAAAATAA
- a CDS encoding ABC transporter ATP-binding protein/permease: MNTSMNYALGDRKNKNRKGISARALKMMAPLLAGEKANIALAIFAALVWAAAALLDPIIIGRAVDVYIKNGDYRGVAVCLWQLLAVYLVILIASYVQTIALGGTGRRALFNLRNILFNKLQELPLAFFNQNKSGDLISRVNNDTDKLNQFIGQALMQLMRSFFIVAGAGIFLVLLNPRLGAAALIPAAVVLIATRLFGPWVERANLKSLQTTGKMSSEIQESLANFKVVAAFNRLDYFRDKFNGVNANNFSAAVKAGIASNVFVPIYGVASILAQMIVLGYGIYLIGAGDFTIGLLIGYLLYVNSFYGPLRQLATVWPTLQLAFAAIERISEVLALKSDMKIVENRFGRDKTDLRLEFRNVSFTYLDGKTVLEKVNLKLKKGKTYALVGPTGGGKTTTASLMARIYDASEGAILFEGKDIRSYSPEVRARRIGFILQEPLLFTGTIRDNIVYGNPHYIDCADEQLATALEDAGLSGLLARFGQGLKTKIVGDGDTISLGQKQLIAFIRAVLRKPDLLILDEATANIDTVTEQLLEEIIGKLPENTTKVIIAHRLNTIVNADEIYFVNAGTITLAGSMEQAVRMLTGRKRAS, translated from the coding sequence ATGAATACGAGCATGAATTACGCGCTTGGCGACCGCAAAAATAAAAACAGAAAAGGAATATCGGCGCGGGCCTTAAAAATGATGGCGCCGCTTTTGGCCGGCGAAAAAGCGAATATCGCGCTGGCGATTTTCGCGGCTTTGGTTTGGGCGGCGGCCGCTCTGCTTGATCCCATAATCATCGGCCGGGCGGTTGATGTGTACATAAAAAACGGCGATTACCGCGGAGTTGCGGTTTGCTTGTGGCAGCTGTTGGCGGTATATCTGGTGATATTGATCGCGAGTTATGTCCAAACCATCGCTTTGGGCGGTACGGGCCGCCGGGCGCTGTTTAATTTGCGCAATATACTATTCAATAAGCTCCAGGAATTGCCGCTGGCGTTTTTCAACCAGAATAAATCCGGCGATTTGATTTCCCGCGTCAACAACGATACCGATAAATTAAACCAGTTCATCGGCCAGGCATTGATGCAATTAATGCGCAGTTTTTTTATCGTTGCCGGCGCGGGAATATTTTTGGTGTTGTTGAACCCGCGCCTTGGCGCCGCGGCCCTGATCCCGGCGGCCGTTGTTTTGATCGCGACGCGGTTGTTCGGGCCGTGGGTTGAGCGGGCCAATCTAAAAAGTTTGCAAACGACCGGCAAAATGAGTTCGGAAATTCAGGAAAGTTTAGCGAATTTCAAAGTGGTCGCGGCATTCAACCGGCTTGATTATTTCCGCGATAAATTCAACGGCGTCAATGCCAATAATTTTTCCGCGGCGGTCAAAGCCGGGATCGCGAGCAATGTTTTCGTTCCAATCTATGGCGTAGCTTCGATCTTGGCGCAAATGATCGTGCTTGGCTACGGAATTTACCTGATCGGCGCCGGCGATTTCACCATTGGTTTGCTGATCGGTTATTTGTTGTATGTCAACAGTTTCTACGGCCCGCTGCGCCAGCTGGCAACGGTGTGGCCCACATTGCAACTGGCGTTCGCGGCCATTGAACGCATTTCGGAAGTGTTGGCGTTAAAATCGGATATGAAAATCGTCGAGAACAGGTTTGGCCGCGATAAAACCGATCTGCGGTTGGAATTTCGGAATGTATCTTTCACTTACTTGGACGGGAAAACGGTTTTGGAAAAAGTTAATTTAAAGCTCAAAAAAGGCAAGACTTACGCGCTGGTCGGTCCGACCGGCGGCGGAAAGACCACGACCGCTTCGTTGATGGCCCGGATATACGACGCGTCCGAGGGCGCGATTTTGTTTGAAGGCAAAGATATTCGTTCGTATTCGCCCGAAGTCCGCGCGCGAAGGATCGGTTTTATCCTGCAAGAGCCGCTTTTGTTTACCGGTACGATCCGCGACAATATTGTTTACGGCAATCCGCATTACATTGATTGCGCCGATGAACAGCTGGCGACCGCGCTGGAAGACGCCGGCCTTTCCGGTTTGTTGGCGCGGTTCGGCCAGGGGCTGAAAACAAAGATTGTCGGCGATGGCGATACCATCAGTTTGGGCCAGAAGCAGTTGATAGCTTTTATTCGCGCGGTTTTAAGAAAACCGGATTTATTGATTCTTGATGAAGCCACGGCCAATATCGATACGGTTACCGAACAGCTTCTGGAAGAAATAATCGGAAAACTTCCGGAAAACACCACCAAAGTCATTATCGCGCATCGCCTCAACACCATCGTCAATGCCGATGAAATCTATTTCGTCAACGCCGGTACGATCACTCTTGCCGGTTCCATGGAACAAGCCGTAAGAATGCTCACCGGCCGGAAACGGGCAAGCTGA